AACAGCGCCTCGGACTGAGCTATTCCCCCGCCGATGTGCTGGTAGCCGGTGGCTCGCGTCCGCTTATCTACGCCACCTATCGGGCGCTGCTGGACCCCGGCGACAAAGTGGTGTTTCCGGTGCCTTCGTGGAATAATAACCACTACTGCCACTTGGTTAGTGCAGAGGCGGTGATGGTGGAAACCAGCCCGGCTCATGATTTTATGCCAACGGCCGCCGAAATTGCCCCCCACCTGCCCGGCGCCACGCTGCTGGCGCTATGCTCACCGCTTAACCCAACCGGAACCGTGTTCGCCCGTGCCGATCTGGAAGCCATCTGCGACTTGGTAATAGCCGAAAATAAGCGCCGGGGCCCCAACGAAAAGCCCCTGTATATTCTGTATGATCAGATTTATTGGATGCTCACCTTCGGCACCGCGCAGCACTTCGACCCCGTAAACCTGCGTTCGGAGCTTCGCGACTATGTGATCTATATTGATGGTATTTCTAAGTGCCTCGCCGCTACGGGCGTGCGGGTAGGGTATGCCTTTGGCCCGAGCGGGGTTATCGACAAGATGAAGTCCATTCTGGGCCATGTGGGTGCGTGGGCTCCTAAGGCTGAACAGGTTGCTACGGCGCACTACTTACCCAACACCGCAGCCGTTGACACTTTTACGGCGGCATTCAAGCAGAAGATTCAGCGCAGCCTCGATACGCTCTACCAAGGATTTCAGGATTTGAAAGCCTCGGGCCTTCCGGTTGATGCCATTGCCCCGGCGGGGGCCATTTATCTTACCGCACGGCTCGATGTGCTCGGCAAGACCACGCCGACGGGACAGTTGCTGGCCACTACCCGCGACCTCACCTCTTATCTGATTGCTGAAGCGGGATTAGCCTTGGTGCCCTTCAGTGCTTTTGGCACCGCCGACACTTCGCCTTGGTTTCGCCTCTCTGTAGGTGGCGCTTCGCTGGAGTCGATTGAGGCTGCGTTACCCCGACTGCGGGCGGCTCTCACAGAATTAAAATAGTCAGCAAAGGGCGGTTTGGAAGCAATAGGTTCACTTTCCAGCGTTTCTCCTGTTTCTCCGATTCCTTAATCGTCCCGCAAATTCTTAGATTGACAAAATTTTTCACTGTTGGTTGCACTTGCGAAAGCGTAATCAATGGTGAAAAATTGTCCTGCTTACGCCACTCTATCCTTTGTGCTGCCCTTCATTCCGGCATACCGCAAAGGTCTGCTCCACTACGGCGCCGCAACAGCGCCGCTCACGATGCCCTCTTAACTACGCTCTAGCCCACATCTATCCCAACCCACAATTTAGCCCTGCTCCCCCTTATATAGTCTTTATGCAAAGTGCTTTACCTACTTCGGCCGCGGGCCGACTAGGTTATTTGCTTATCCTGCTCCTCCTGACCTCTCAATCGGTGCATGCGCAAACCGGGTCTGGCCTGAGTAGCGTTACAGGTCGGGTGCAAAATGCAGTTGGAGGCGTACCCATACAATTCGCCAACGTAACGCTGCACCGGGCGGCCGACTCTGTGGCTGTCAAAACAGAGTTCAGTGATGCCCAGGGGGCTTTCCGGCTGGAGCAGGCAGTTGGGGGGCTTTTTTGGTTTCCGTTACTCAGGTTGGCTTCACCCGTTATTGGAGTCCGACCTTCGAGTTGACTGCCGGGGGGCAAAATTTAGCCGACATCGTCCTGCAAGCCAGTGAAGCTACCCAACTCAAGGAGGTAACCGTTGTAAAGCAAAAGCCTCTGTATGAGCGCTTGGCCGACCGTACAATTGTGAATGTGGAGAGCTCAACGCTGGCAGCCGGCAGTTCTTCGCTGGATGTACTGACGCGCGCTCCGGGCATAACAGTGGGAAGCAATGATAACCTGGCGCTACGCGGCCGGCAGGGCCTGCTGGTCTTGATTGATGGAAAGCGCCAGCCCATGACCGGCTCTGAGCTATCGGACTACCTGCGTGCGTTGCCCGCTGAGCAGCTCAGCAGTATCGAACTGATCACTAATCCTCCTGCCAAATACGATGCCCAGGGTGGAGCCGGTATTATTGCTATCAATCTTAAAAAAGATCAGCGGCAAGGCACAAATGGTACTGCAAATGCCGCCTATGGCCGCGGCCAGTATGGCAAATTCACCACAGGGATCACCCTCAATCATCGGCAAAAGAAAATTAATGCTTTCGGATCGTATGCGTATGCAGATCGGGAAAACTTCCAAAAACTTACTTTCGACCGTTTCTTCTATGACGCAGGAGTACTGCAAAGCAGCAGCATCCAACGCAACAATGGCCGCAGCCACTTGCAGTCGCACACCTGGCGGGGTGGGCTCGATTATTCCATCTCCAAACGCACAGTTGTAGGAGTAGTGGTGGGCGGCTTGGATAGCCGCTTTCCAGGTTTTGCCACCAATAGAACGCTGTTGTTTGACGCCCAAAGTCAGCCACTGCCCACGTACCGCTCCACCATCAATCGGCGACCCTATAACCCGAGCATCACGAGCAATCTGAATTTCAGGCATTCATTTGCCGACTCCAGCGGCGCTCCTACACTCTCGGTTGATATTGACTACGACCGATTTAATCGCTATGCTGATCAGGAACTGACTACCTTCTTCAGCGAGCCCGGTCGATCGGCGGTCATATTGGATGGTGATCAGGCAGGCAACCTGACCATTCAGTCGGTAAAGGCCGACTACACACGCAACCTACGCCGTGCTACTCGCTTGGAAGCAGGCTTTAAAGCCACCCTGATTGAATCTGATAATAACTTGGTATTCGAGGATATTATAGATGGAATACGAACGCCGAATCTGAATTTCAGCAACCATTTTCGCTATGAAGAAAACATCAATGCAGGTTATGTGACTCTGACGCGCACTCTGCCGAATCTTACAATTTCAGCGGGCTTGCGGGGGAGCAAACGAATGTGGAAGGTCAGCAAGCGATAGGCAACGAAGGCTTCGACCGCAACTATTTTCAACTCTTTCCTAGTGCCAGCGTCCAGCGCAAGCTTTCAGACAAGCACGAGTTGAGCCTATCTCTCAGCCGCCGAATCAATCGGCCCACGTACAACCAGCTCAACCCGTTCCGATCTTACGTAGATGCCACCTCTTACCGCACCGGCAACCCCTATTTACGGCCTGAAACCAGTTATAATATTGAACTCACGCATACTTTCAAGGAGAAGTTTAGCGCCGCGCTAACATATAGCATCACCGATCTGCCGATCATTAATGTGGTTCAGCCAGCAGTTGAAGGCGGCTTTTTTGTCGTGAACCGAGATATCAATCTTCGTACGCTCCAGTATTACGCCCTAACCTTGACAGTTCCCTTAGAGCCAACTAAATGGTGGAGCGTCTACAACAACCTCTTATTGTACTACAACCACTTTGAAGGAAAAGTGGCCGAGACAATGCCCCCCGCACTTGGGTGACAGTGAATGTAAGCAGCAACAGCACGTTTAGCTTTGGCCATGGCTGGACGGCTGATCTCAGTGGCACATATCTGGCGCCGGAGCGCTACGGATATGAGCGCCTGCGAGCCCGCGGGCAGATAGGAGTCGGCATCCAGAAGCAGCTTTGGGCCAATAAGGCGACGGTGAAGCTGAGCGCAACCGACCTCCTTTATACGAGCCCCGTTCGCTCCACCTATGCCTACGCCAACTTTGAGGATACCTTCTTCAATCGGCAGGATACACGGGTCGTGACGCTATCGTTTACTTATCGCTTTGGCAACGATAAGCTTGCCCCTATACGGAGGCGGCAGAGTGGGGCCGAAGACGAAAAGCGCCGCGCTCAGTAATTCCCTTATATAAAATCAAGTCCAATACTTTTTGATTAGCGGTCCAATGCAGAGAGATAACCTCTAATTCTGCGTTGGACCTATCTTTTTTATGTGCTATTTGATGGATACTTAAACTTATATAACTATTTTATTATCAGCATCTTACTTTAATAAATCGATATCATTATCAATAAATTTATGTTTTATCAACCTTAACTGCAATCCACCTAAAGAAAAAGTTATAAAAATTTGCCAAAAATTTGGATTGTCAATCGTAGCTATTGTATGTTTGAATGATATTATTGAATATAAATTACATGAAGGAGTATACAATAGTTGATTGGAGTGCTATTAAAGTAGTTATTTTCGATGTCGATGGTACTCTATATACACAGTCGCGGCTCAGGAAGCGAATGTTTTATGCGTTGATTAAGCACTACGCCTTAAGGCCTTGGCAAGCAAAAGATCTGATGATTCTGCAGCGTTTTAGAGTTGAGCGCGAGAAGCGTGCTGGATATGCCGGTGGAAACTTGGAAAAGGCCCAATACGAATGGTGTGTTGAGAAAGGAGGCTACTCACCGTTAAAGGTCAGACAAGTAGTGGAGCAATGGATGTTCACCTTCCCCAATCCATACCTGGCACAATGCACGTATCCTGGAACGCATAGCTTTTTTGCTAAACTCAAGAGTAAAGGAATTAAGGTTGCTATCTACTCCGATTATAAAGCACACGATAAGATGCTCGCGATGGGTCTCGAGGCTGACCTTATCGTTAGCTCAACAGATCCTGAAATAGATCGACTCAAGCCAGACCCAACCGGGCTACTTTACATCGCTAACAAGCTTCAGGTATTACCAGAGCAATGCCTATTTATTGGCGACAGACAAGAAATGGATGGTGAATGCGCCATAAGAGCTGGTATGCCATACCTCATCCTAGATAAGAAACCCTTCAATAAATTTAATTTTTATCAACAGCTCGAACATACCCTCACCGTCCCTATTACTGCCTAGCAACAACCGTTATGAGTAACACACTATCCGTGCCTTCAGAGAGCACCGCTACAAAAGGCCAAGCCACAATTCCTGCAGGCCTAAGGGATTACGTAGCTATAGCCCGTCCCGATAACTGGGCGAAAAACGTTTTCATGGTACCGGGAATGCTTTTCGCGGTAATAGTATTTGCCCCCCAGATCACTACTGCCCTGTTATTGAAAGTAATAATGGGAGTAGCAAGTACATGCCTTATTGCCTCGGCCAATTATGTTATCAACGAGTACCTCGACGCTGAATTTGACAAGTTTCACCCCTTAAAGAAGGCCAGAACTTCGGTAGTCAAGGTGGTAAATCCAGCTATCGTTTACTCCGAGTGGTTTCTACTAGCCGTTGTGGGCTTGAGCCTCGGATACCTCATTTCGATTCCATTTATGGTGGTATCGGCCTTCCTGCTCTTCATGGGTATCATGTACAATGTCCGTCCCATCCGTACGAAAGAGCGTGTTTATCTGGACGTTTTGTCCGAATCAGTAAATAACCCCATCCGATTCGTTCTAGGCTGGTTTATAGTCGCTCCCGCCCTATCGTTACACGATTTCACTCCCCTATCCTTCTTTAGTGCCCTTCCGGCTACCAGTATTATCGTCGCCTACTGGATGGGGGGCGCATTCCTGATGGCTACGAAGCGCTTCGCCGAATATCGCCTCATCGATAATCCTGAGCTAGCTGGCCTTTATCGGAAGTCCTTTAAGTATTATACCGAGCATAGCCTGCTTATTTCTATGTTCTTTTATGCGCTTACGTCAGCGTTCTTCCTTGGTATTTTTCTGGTAAAAAACAGAGTAGAGCTGCTCGTTAGCTTCCCCTTCTTCGCGCTCTTGTTTTCCTGGTACTTACGTATTGGCCTCCTAGAGGACTCCCCGGTTCAGGGCTCAGAAAAGCTTTATACCCGCAAGTGGTTTATGCTCTATGTGGTATTGTTCTGTATTCTGCTAACGGGCTTGATGTTCGTAGATATTCCCTGGCTACACCAGCTTTTACAGGATCATTATAATCTCAACAACCGGTAGATACTCCTCCCTGGTTTATTAGGCCCTCCTAATGTCACTTACCACATTGGCCACGCCTGCTTCGGGGGTGCGTGAGCCTGCGCCTGCCAGCCCCGCTACGGCGGCTCACTACCAGCGCCTTGCCCTGTATTTAGTATTAGCTATAGGCATAGGCTTTCGCCTCTTCCATTTCTTTTACAATCGTTCATTATTCATCGACGAGTTATATCTGAACATTAGCCTTGTCAAGCTTAATTTTTGGGAATTGGCCACCCAACCCTTAGCCTATGAGCAAAAGGCACCTATTGGCTATCTCTGGACCGTTAAGCTATGCGTTCTACTTTTCGGCAAAGGCGAAAAGGCTCTACGGCTTTTCTCTTTGTGCTGCGGTATCAGTGCACTGTTCGCCTTTGTTCCCGTCGCTCGCTTTTATCTAAAGTCCTGGGGTGTGGTACTCGCAGTCGGCTTGCTTTCCCTATCATGGGCAACAATTTACCACTCCGTCGAAGCAAAGCAGTACAGCGCCGAACTCTTGGCGACGGTTCTAGGCCTCCTACTTTATACTAAATATCACAACGCTACTCGCCTGCAACCGCTGTTGCTCTGGGGGCTTGCTGGGGGCTTTTGTTGTGGTTTTCTTTCTCGCTGATCTTCGTGCTTGCTGGCATAGCTTCAGCTCTTAGTCTCAAGGCAATTCTTGAGCGCAACTGGAAACGCTTCTTTACTTATCTCATTTCCTTTTCGCTCTGGCTGTTCAGCTTTAGCTTGCTTTACATCCTGTTTCTGAGCAAATACCATCAGTCCGGCTGGCTCATCGATTTCTTTGAAAAAGCCTACGATGGGTTCACGCCCTTGAAAGTGACCTCTTTTGATGATATTCTTTGGTTTATTAAGAAGTCATACAACATGCTCTACCACCCTCTTGGCGTGTTATTGCACCTTGACGAAAATATTGCTAGCTCCAGCGTTAAATTCATTCTAAAATTAGGCTGGTTAGAAGGGCTGTTTCTTGTATTCGGAATGATTATGCTGTTCCGATCAGATAGATTTAAATTCTTTCTTCTTTTCTTACCTATTCTTATCACCTTCCTTGCATCAGCTTTTAAATTTTACCCTATTTTCGATAGATTCATTTTATTCTTAGCGCCATCATTAATTCTATTCCTTGCTTTTGGGGCAGAAAAGTTTATAGAAATATTTTCTTTAAAATATTGGGGGCTTTATTAACTGTATTTTTCTTAATAAGCCCCGCCTTGGCAAATTCAACTCGGCATATTTTTTATCCAAGCACTTTTCTTAAACTATCAAACTCTACTGAGCGCGAAGGAATTCTATATATCAATGAGCATTTCAAGGAAGGTGATGCTGTCTATGTTTTCTGGAATATGCGCCATGCCTACGATTACTACAAAGAAGCCTATGGCTTGAAATACACTGCCGTTAGGGGAGCTACGTAAAAAGCACATCGACTGATCCGGACGATTATCTACGAAATCTCTCACCTGATTTTAACAATTTTGAAGGCAAAAAAGGCTTTGGTATATATATAACACTAATAACAAAGATGATATAGGAGAATATGTAGGTCAGCCAGCTTGGTATAGTAAAAAAGGCTATGTTGCTCCTTTATCAGTGGAACAAGAATTAGGCAAGTTTGGAAATAAAGCTTTTCGCCATAAAATATTTTATCAGCACATTATCTTGTATGAGTTAAAAAATTAGCTTGTAATAAGCACAGCTAAACTTTAGACATCTCATTATTACTCATAAAAAAAGGCAGGCTAGTATAGCCTGCCTTTTTTTATGAACTAAGTGATTAAGAGCCTTTTGGGCTAAGTGTTACAAATGGAATAATGACTTCTTCCAGCGAAATACCTCCGTGTTGGAACGTGTCTTTATAGTAGTTCACGTAGTAATTATAGTTGTTCGGGTAAGCGAAAAAGTAATCGCCTAGGGTAAATACATAAGCAGTACTCACGTTTTCGCGGGGCAGGAAAATGCGCTCAGGCTTGCGCACCACGTATACGTCTTTCTCCGTAAAGCCCAAGTTTTTGCCGTGTTTGTAGCGCAGATTCGTGTTGGTATTACGGTCGCCTACAATCTTGAAAGGACGCTTCACGCGGATAGTGCCGTGGTCGGTGGTGATGATGAGCTTACCTTTCTTATCCGCGATTTGCTGGAGCATTTCATACAAAGGTGAGTGCAGAAACCACGAGCGGGTGAGTGAGCGATAAGCAGACTCGTCGCCCGCCAGTTCCCGAATCATGGCCATATCGGTGCGGGCATGGGAAAGCATATCTACAAAGTTGTAGACGATGACATTGAGCTTATGATTGTTGTGCAGGTTGCTCATCTTGCCCAGTAAGTCCTTGCCAGCCTGCAGATTAGTTACCTTATTGTAACTAAATTTCTGCTTCTGATTGGCTTTCTGAAACATGATTTCCAGAAACTCGGCCTCGTTTAGGTTCTTGCCCTCGTCGTCATCGTCGGTCACCCACAGATTCGGGTACTTCTTCTGAATATCACCGGGCATCATACCCGAGAAGATGGCATTACGGGCATAGGCCGTAGTGGTAGGCAGAATGCTATAATACATCTCCTCCGTGTCCACGGTGAACATTTCGGCAATGATGGGCTCCAGAATCTTCCACTGGTCGTAGCGCAGGTTATCGATGAGCACAAAGTAAACGGGCGTATCGCCAGTGTCTTTAAGCAACGGAAACACGCGCTTTTGGAATAGCTCATGCGACATGAGCGGCGCATCATCTACTTCCTTATTCACCCACTCCTCGTAGTTCTCCATAATGAACTTAGAGAAATAGGTATTGGCCTCATCCTTCTGCATGTTGAACACGTCGGCCATGCTCTTGCCTTCGGTTTCATCAATTTCTAGCTCCCAGTACACTAGCTTTTTGTACACATCCGCCCATTCCTGGGGCGAAAGACGGTCACCGAGCTGCATGCCCAGTTGACGGAAGTCGCGCTGATAGCCAGTGTTGGTACGCTCACTTACTAGACGCTTATTGTCAAGCACTTTCTTTACAGAGAGTAGAATCTGGTTAGGATTAACCGGCTTGATGAGATAATCGGCTATTTTGGAGCCAATTGCCTCCTCCATGATGTGTTCTTCCTCGCTTTTGGTAATCATAATAACGGGCACCGTAGGGCGCGCCGCCTTAATTTCCGACAAGGTTTCGAGGCCGGTAAGACCGGGCATATTCTCGTCGAGAAAGACAATGTCAAAGTTCTGCTCCCCGACTTGCTCAATGGCATCAGCGCCGCTGTTTACGGGTGTGACATCATAGCCGCGTTCTTTGAGAAAGAGAATATGGGGCTTGAGTAGGTCAATTTCGTCGTCGGCCCAAAGGATGTTGTATCGTTGCATAAGGGTGCTTAGAGGTACGTTTCTTGAATGGTAGATGCAGGGCAGCAGCGTGATAGACTGGCCTGGAGCACAAAGCTCCGCAGTTACTAACGCCCGCAACTGGAGTTTCGTCAGTAGCTTTACTGCCAATCGGTCAATTTTGATCCGAAAAATTCAGATTTCTCTATTTTTTGCGCCTAACTCGTCCGTTAAATAAGGCATAATACGATCATTCTGGTTCCCTGGCTGGTTGCACCTGTCACAGACTAGTCGTTGGGTTTACCGATTGCTGGACTTAATTCCGGGGGGCTTTTTTTGATACTTATCACGAGCCACTAACCCCAATAGTGCTTTTCTTACTAACTGCTCCCACCCATTAAGCTTTGGCTTAAGGCAACTGCCAATGAACAAGAAGAAAATATTCAACGACCCGGTATATGGCTTTGTAACAGTGCCCACCGAGTTGCTATTTGATTTGATAGAACACCCTTATTTTCAACGGCTGCGCCGCATCCAGCAACTCGGCCTTACAGGATTCGTCTACCCGGGGCGTTGCATACACGTTTTCACCACGCGCTGGGGCGATGCACTTGATGAGTATGGCCCTGCGCACCCTTAAAGACAAAGGCGTGCAGATTTCGGCGGCCGAAGGTCAGGCGGCGTTAGCAGCAATTTTGCTGCACGATGTGGGCCACGGCCCCCTCTCCCACGCACTGGAAACGGCCATTTTTGATGAGGTGCCGCACGAGCAGTTGTCGCTTTATCTGATGCAGCGCCTCAATGCCGAACACAATGGCGCCTTGGATCGAGCCATTGCTATTTTTCAGGGGAGCTACGCACGGCCGTTCTTTCATCAGCTAGTAAGCAGTCAGCTGGATATGGACCGGCTCGATTATCTCAACCGCGACTCATTTTATACCGGCGTGCAGGAAGGTCGGCCGGGGGCCGACCGTCTTATCAAAATGTTGACCGTGGTAGATGAGCGCCTAGCGTTGGAGGAAAAAGCCATTTATTCGGTGGAGAATTTCCTGGTAAGTCGGCGGCTTATGTACTGGCAGGTGTATCTGCACAAAACGGTGACCAGCGCCGAGCAAATGATTATCCGCATTGTGCAGCGGGCCCGCGACTTGGTACGCACCGGGCACGAGGTACCAGCCAGTGCCGATCTCCATTTCTTCCTGGCCAGAGCCGTGACAATCCTGGACTTCGAGAAAGATGATACGATTCTGCAACGCTTTGTGCAGCTCGATGACCATGATATCTGGGGTGCTGTGAAAATGTGGGCATCTCACTCCGACCGCGTGCTGAGCTACCTTTCGCGCAGCCTGCTCGACCGGCGCCTGTTCAAAATAATTTTGCAGACTGAACCGTTTGAGGAAGAGATGAAAGCCGGTGTAGTTGAGTTGATTGCTGAGCACTTTAATTTGCCCCCAGCGAGGCGAGCATGCTGATGCTCACTGGCCGCATCAGCAACAATGCCTACGACGCTGATGGCAAGGATACGATTGATGTCCTAACCAAGTCAGGACGAGTAGTAAATGTGGCTGAAGCTTCGGATTTGCCTAATATCCGGGCGCTCGGCCAACGGGTGGAGAAGCATTATATCTGTTATCCGAAGGAAATAGCGCAATGAGGTTGGCAATAGCTTCGGAGCAGTACAAGTAGCCGCTTCTTCCTCTTGGCGCTAACCACGACTATTCACCAATTGATTTTATTTACTTTTGCCCGATGGAATTTACTGTAGGCCAAATAGCCGAAGTACTAAGTGGAACTGTCGAGGGCGACGCGGCAATACGCATCGACCGGCTGGCAAAGATCGAGGAAGCGCAGGCTGGCTCTTTGGCTTTTCTGGCCAATGCCAAATATGAGCCCCACTTATATACAACGGGTGCTTCCGCCATTATTGTTAGCAAGAAGCAAGCGTTGAGGCAACCAGTAACGGCGGCCCTAATCCGCGTCGATGACCCGTATTTGTGCTTTAGCCGCTTGCTGGAGTTTTATCAGCAGACCACGCGCACAGGTCGACGGGGCGTAGAAGAGCCCGCATTTTTGGGGCCAACTCCACTATCGGGGAAGGGCACTTCCGGGGGCTTTTTCCTACATCGGGGAAGGCTGCACCATCGGCCGCGACGTGCTCATCTTCCCCCACGCTACCATTGGCGACCGGTGCCGCATCGGCGACGGCACTATTATTTACGCTGGGGCCAGAATTTATGCGGATACCGTTATTGGAGCGCGCTGTACCGTGCACGCGGGCGCCGTACTAGGCTCTGATGGCTTCGGATTTGCCCCCCAGCCCGACGGTTCTTACCGGGCTATTCCGCAAATCGGTAATGTGGTTCTGGAAGACAACGTCAGCATTGGGGCCAATACGACCATCGACTGCGCTACCATGGGCTCGACTATCATCCGGGAAGGCAGCAAAATTGACAACCTAGTGCAGATAGCCCACAATGTGGAGATTGGACGCCACACGGTGGTGGCCGCGCAAACGGGTATTTCGGGCTCGACCAAGATTGGCGACTACTGTGTGCTGGCGGGCCAAGCCGGCCTGGCGGGCCACCTGACTCTAGCTAACCGCACGACCGTAACGGCGCAGTCGGGAGTTGGCAAATCGATAAAGGAGGAAGGTCAGTTTCTGCAAGGCTCTCCGGCGTTCAATCTGCGCGATAGTTTGCGTGCCAACGCTATTTTCCGGCATCTGCCCGAGCTTGCGCGTCGCCTCGACGCGCTAGAAGGCAACAAAAGCGCAACAGAAAAGCTTTAGCTTTGCCTCTCGGAAAGCCGGAACTCGAAAACTAGGAGTTAGAAGCAAACAACTAGTGGCCGGGCCGGAATTCTTTTTCTTCTTGCTTTTGGTAATGCCATCCTTCCGGCTTCTAGCTTTCAGCTTCTAGCTCCTCTAATGAACGACAAGCAACATACTATCAAGTCGCCGGTTACTGTGAGCGGCATTGGCCTG
The window above is part of the Hymenobacter radiodurans genome. Proteins encoded here:
- a CDS encoding pyridoxal phosphate-dependent aminotransferase; its protein translation is MTVSKMAGSLIGSEIIKIGNEVSEMIKKGAAICNLTIGDFDPAIFPIPEELRDEITQAYADGQTNYPPANGVANLRIAAANFVQQRLGLSYSPADVLVAGGSRPLIYATYRALLDPGDKVVFPVPSWNNNHYCHLVSAEAVMVETSPAHDFMPTAAEIAPHLPGATLLALCSPLNPTGTVFARADLEAICDLVIAENKRRGPNEKPLYILYDQIYWMLTFGTAQHFDPVNLRSELRDYVIYIDGISKCLAATGVRVGYAFGPSGVIDKMKSILGHVGAWAPKAEQVATAHYLPNTAAVDTFTAAFKQKIQRSLDTLYQGFQDLKASGLPVDAIAPAGAIYLTARLDVLGKTTPTGQLLATTRDLTSYLIAEAGLALVPFSAFGTADTSPWFRLSVGGASLESIEAALPRLRAALTELK
- a CDS encoding outer membrane beta-barrel protein — its product is MNVSSNSTFSFGHGWTADLSGTYLAPERYGYERLRARGQIGVGIQKQLWANKATVKLSATDLLYTSPVRSTYAYANFEDTFFNRQDTRVVTLSFTYRFGNDKLAPIRRRQSGAEDEKRRAQ
- a CDS encoding HAD family hydrolase, producing MKEYTIVDWSAIKVVIFDVDGTLYTQSRLRKRMFYALIKHYALRPWQAKDLMILQRFRVEREKRAGYAGGNLEKAQYEWCVEKGGYSPLKVRQVVEQWMFTFPNPYLAQCTYPGTHSFFAKLKSKGIKVAIYSDYKAHDKMLAMGLEADLIVSSTDPEIDRLKPDPTGLLYIANKLQVLPEQCLFIGDRQEMDGECAIRAGMPYLILDKKPFNKFNFYQQLEHTLTVPITA
- a CDS encoding UbiA family prenyltransferase, coding for MLFAVIVFAPQITTALLLKVIMGVASTCLIASANYVINEYLDAEFDKFHPLKKARTSVVKVVNPAIVYSEWFLLAVVGLSLGYLISIPFMVVSAFLLFMGIMYNVRPIRTKERVYLDVLSESVNNPIRFVLGWFIVAPALSLHDFTPLSFFSALPATSIIVAYWMGGAFLMATKRFAEYRLIDNPELAGLYRKSFKYYTEHSLLISMFFYALTSAFFLGIFLVKNRVELLVSFPFFALLFSWYLRIGLLEDSPVQGSEKLYTRKWFMLYVVLFCILLTGLMFVDIPWLHQLLQDHYNLNNR
- a CDS encoding glycosyltransferase family 39 protein, with the translated sequence MATPASGVREPAPASPATAAHYQRLALYLVLAIGIGFRLFHFFYNRSLFIDELYLNISLVKLNFWELATQPLAYEQKAPIGYLWTVKLCVLLFGKGEKALRLFSLCCGISALFAFVPVARFYLKSWGVVLAVGLLSLSWATIYHSVEAKQYSAELLATVLGLLLYTKYHNATRLQPLLLWGLAGGFCCGFLSR
- the porX gene encoding T9SS response regulator signal transducer PorX — encoded protein: MQRYNILWADDEIDLLKPHILFLKERGYDVTPVNSGADAIEQVGEQNFDIVFLDENMPGLTGLETLSEIKAARPTVPVIMITKSEEEHIMEEAIGSKIADYLIKPVNPNQILLSVKKVLDNKRLVSERTNTGYQRDFRQLGMQLGDRLSPQEWADVYKKLVYWELEIDETEGKSMADVFNMQKDEANTYFSKFIMENYEEWVNKEVDDAPLMSHELFQKRVFPLLKDTGDTPVYFVLIDNLRYDQWKILEPIIAEMFTVDTEEMYYSILPTTTAYARNAIFSGMMPGDIQKKYPNLWVTDDDDEGKNLNEAEFLEIMFQKANQKQKFSYNKVTNLQAGKDLLGKMSNLHNNHKLNVIVYNFVDMLSHARTDMAMIRELAGDESAYRSLTRSWFLHSPLYEMLQQIADKKGKLIITTDHGTIRVKRPFKIVGDRNTNTNLRYKHGKNLGFTEKDVYVVRKPERIFLPRENVSTAYVFTLGDYFFAYPNNYNYYVNYYKDTFQHGGISLEEVIIPFVTLSPKGS
- the lpxD gene encoding UDP-3-O-(3-hydroxymyristoyl)glucosamine N-acyltransferase; translation: MLIFPHATIGDRCRIGDGTIIYAGARIYADTVIGARCTVHAGAVLGSDGFGFAPQPDGSYRAIPQIGNVVLEDNVSIGANTTIDCATMGSTIIREGSKIDNLVQIAHNVEIGRHTVVAAQTGISGSTKIGDYCVLAGQAGLAGHLTLANRTTVTAQSGVGKSIKEEGQFLQGSPAFNLRDSLRANAIFRHLPELARRLDALEGNKSATEKL